The proteins below come from a single Arthrobacter sp. B1I2 genomic window:
- a CDS encoding SDR family NAD(P)-dependent oxidoreductase, which translates to MAQFTDRVALVTGGGSGIGEATSKELAAKGAKVVVLDLDLAAAQRVADDISQASGTAVALQGNTAVREDNEKAVRFAVDTYGKLNYAVNNAGIGGKQAPTGELDLDDWDKVIGINLNGVLYGMRYQIPAMLDAGAHESAIVNMASIHGAVAAPQSSAYTAAKHGVVGLTKNAAAEYGAQGLRINSVGPGYIATPLLDKNLNEEARSGLIAKHPLGRLGTAEEVAHMVAFLLSDEASFSTGGYYLVDGGYTSV; encoded by the coding sequence ATGGCACAGTTCACGGACAGGGTTGCACTGGTTACCGGCGGCGGTTCAGGGATCGGCGAGGCCACCTCAAAGGAGTTGGCGGCCAAGGGCGCCAAGGTTGTGGTCCTGGACCTGGACCTGGCGGCTGCCCAGCGCGTGGCCGACGACATCAGCCAGGCCAGCGGAACGGCGGTGGCTTTGCAGGGCAACACGGCAGTCAGGGAGGATAACGAAAAGGCTGTCCGGTTTGCCGTGGACACCTACGGCAAGCTGAACTACGCAGTGAACAACGCCGGCATCGGCGGCAAGCAGGCCCCCACCGGAGAGCTGGACCTGGACGATTGGGACAAGGTCATCGGCATCAACCTCAACGGGGTGCTGTACGGCATGCGGTACCAGATTCCCGCCATGCTCGACGCCGGCGCGCATGAAAGTGCCATCGTCAACATGGCCTCCATCCACGGCGCAGTCGCCGCGCCGCAAAGCAGTGCCTACACCGCCGCCAAGCATGGTGTGGTGGGACTGACTAAGAACGCTGCCGCCGAGTACGGCGCCCAGGGCCTTCGAATCAATTCCGTTGGCCCCGGCTACATCGCCACCCCGCTGCTGGACAAGAACCTGAACGAGGAGGCCCGGAGCGGCCTGATCGCCAAGCATCCGCTGGGCCGCCTGGGCACGGCCGAGGAGGTCGCCCACATGGTGGCCTTCCTGCTCTCCGATGAGGCGTCGTTCTCTACCGGCGGCTACTACCTGGTGGACGGCGGCTACACCAGCGTCTGA